One stretch of Thalassovita sp. DNA includes these proteins:
- a CDS encoding HAD-IA family hydrolase has product MSADLRLILFDVDGTLVDSQAHIVASMTRSFEAMDLAAPSREETLSIVGLSLPVAVAQLAPALSAADQAAVVEGYKQAYMQIRAAQGSAQSSPFYPHARQVLEELAAVDHYLLGIATGKSRRGLDALLAGHGLEKMFLTQQVADHHPSKPHPAMIETALAEMGLAPEQAVMIGDTVFDMEMARAAGVSAIAVEWGYHDTARLAPLADHVISDFRALPQVIAQIWESDK; this is encoded by the coding sequence ATGAGCGCTGATCTGCGGCTGATCCTCTTTGATGTGGATGGCACGCTGGTTGACAGTCAGGCCCATATTGTCGCCTCCATGACCCGGTCGTTTGAGGCGATGGATCTGGCGGCCCCCAGCCGTGAAGAGACGCTGAGCATCGTGGGGCTGTCCCTGCCGGTTGCCGTGGCGCAGCTGGCGCCGGCGCTATCCGCGGCGGATCAGGCCGCGGTCGTCGAGGGGTACAAACAGGCCTATATGCAGATCAGGGCCGCGCAGGGATCGGCACAATCCTCGCCGTTTTACCCCCATGCCCGGCAGGTGTTGGAAGAATTGGCGGCGGTGGATCACTACCTGTTGGGAATCGCCACAGGGAAATCCCGCCGTGGACTGGATGCCCTGTTGGCGGGGCATGGGTTGGAAAAGATGTTCCTGACCCAGCAGGTCGCAGACCATCACCCCTCCAAGCCGCATCCGGCGATGATCGAAACGGCACTGGCCGAAATGGGCCTGGCCCCGGAGCAGGCCGTGATGATTGGCGATACGGTGTTTGACATGGAAATGGCCCGCGCCGCAGGGGTTTCGGCAATTGCCGTTGAATGGGGCTATCACGACACGGCGCGACTGGCGCCCTTGGCGGATCATGTCATCAGTGACTTTCGCGCTTTGCCGCAGGTGATTGCGCAGATTTGGGAGAGCGATAAATGA
- a CDS encoding RluA family pseudouridine synthase has translation MSRVQMITVGPGDGDQRLDRWLKRMFPHVAQGRIEKMCRKGELRVDGGRVKASTRLETGQTVRIPPLPEAGEQPAEPAKPKISPADEKLIQSSVIYRDDHIIAINKPAGLPTQGGSKQKRHVDGLAEALKFGFEEKPRLVHRLDKDTSGVLLLARTRQIAQALTGAIRHKQTRKIYWALVAGVPTPYLGEVKYGLVKAPGHGRHGEGEKMICVHPRDVDRTDGAKRAHTLYATLYRVAGRAAWVAMEPVTGRTHQLRAHMAEIGHPIIGDGKYGGSGQENLGDGWGAQLGGAISKKLHLHARQMQFEHPVTGKVTSIEAPLPEHMAHSWETLGWSEDLIEHDPFEGLR, from the coding sequence ATGAGCCGGGTACAGATGATCACAGTGGGGCCGGGTGACGGCGATCAGCGGTTGGACCGCTGGCTGAAACGGATGTTCCCGCATGTTGCGCAGGGCCGCATTGAGAAGATGTGCCGCAAAGGTGAGCTGCGCGTCGATGGCGGCCGGGTCAAGGCCTCCACCCGGTTGGAAACCGGTCAGACCGTGCGTATTCCGCCGCTGCCAGAGGCGGGGGAACAGCCCGCTGAACCTGCCAAACCCAAGATTTCGCCAGCGGATGAAAAGCTGATCCAGTCCTCTGTGATCTACCGTGATGACCATATCATCGCGATCAACAAACCGGCGGGCCTGCCGACCCAGGGCGGCAGCAAGCAGAAACGTCATGTAGATGGTCTGGCTGAGGCGCTGAAGTTTGGGTTTGAGGAAAAACCGCGGCTGGTGCATCGCCTCGATAAGGACACTTCGGGCGTATTGCTGCTGGCGCGGACCCGTCAGATTGCGCAGGCCCTGACCGGTGCGATCCGTCACAAACAAACGCGCAAGATCTATTGGGCGTTGGTTGCCGGAGTGCCGACCCCCTATCTGGGTGAGGTGAAATATGGTCTGGTGAAAGCGCCGGGTCATGGCCGCCACGGCGAAGGTGAGAAGATGATCTGCGTGCACCCGCGTGATGTGGACCGGACCGATGGCGCCAAACGGGCGCATACGCTTTATGCCACGCTTTACCGTGTGGCGGGGCGCGCGGCCTGGGTTGCGATGGAGCCGGTGACCGGCCGCACCCATCAGCTGCGTGCGCATATGGCTGAGATTGGCCACCCGATCATCGGGGATGGCAAATACGGTGGCTCGGGTCAGGAAAATCTGGGCGACGGTTGGGGCGCTCAGCTGGGTGGTGCCATTTCGAAGAAGCTGCACCTGCACGCGCGCCAAATGCAGTTTGAGCATCCGGTGACCGGCAAGGTGACATCGATCGAAGCGCCTTTGCCTGAACATATGGCGCACAGCTGGGAAACGCTGGGCTGGTCCGAAGACCTGATCGAACACGACCCGTTTGAGGGCCTCAGATGA
- the crcB gene encoding fluoride efflux transporter CrcB: MLTTAFHVALGGALGAVMRYLSGVAIFKLLGSGFPLGVLFVNVLGSGLMGMCVVYLGQKGLSQLNPFLMTGILGGFTTFSAFSLEAYTLFERGQLGWAALYVGLSVICSLAALVAGVYLMRWVLA; this comes from the coding sequence ATGTTGACCACCGCTTTCCATGTGGCCCTTGGCGGGGCCTTGGGCGCCGTGATGCGCTATCTCTCGGGTGTGGCCATTTTCAAACTACTGGGGTCTGGTTTTCCGCTGGGCGTGTTGTTTGTGAATGTGCTGGGCTCGGGCCTGATGGGGATGTGTGTGGTCTATCTGGGTCAGAAAGGTCTGAGCCAGCTGAACCCGTTTTTGATGACGGGAATTTTGGGCGGCTTTACCACGTTTTCGGCCTTTTCTTTGGAAGCCTACACGCTGTTCGAACGCGGACAGCTGGGGTGGGCGGCGCTTTATGTTGGGCTGTCGGTGATCTGTTCGCTGGCGGCACTGGTGGCAGGCGTTTACTTGATGCGATGGGTGTTGGCATGA
- a CDS encoding replication-associated recombination protein A, whose protein sequence is MADLFQSAPPAPVADTAPRPLADRLRPKSLSEVIGQQQVLGEEAPLGVMLRSGSLSSLIFWGPPGVGKTTIARLLADETDLHFVQISAIFTGVPELRKVFEAAKIRRQNGQGTLLFVDEIHRFNKAQQDGFLPYMEDGTILLVGATTENPSFELNAAVLSRSQVLVLERLSPEELEALTARAEAELDRQLPLDKDARDALLEMADGDGRALLNLIEQVAAWQVDAPLDREALSNRLMKRAAKYDKSGEEHYNLISALHKSVRGSDPDAALYWYARMLEGGEDPRYLARRLLRMSVEDIALADPQAQTICMHAWEAYERLGSPEGELALAQAVIYLALAPKTNAGYMAYKAARRAAKKHGSEPPPKHILNAPTQMMKDQGYGTGYAYDHDAEDGFSGQNYFPETMPREQFYQPVERGFERDLKKRLEYFENLRRKRGD, encoded by the coding sequence ATGGCTGATCTTTTTCAATCTGCCCCCCCCGCACCCGTGGCGGATACAGCGCCGCGCCCGCTTGCGGACCGGTTGCGGCCCAAATCCCTGTCCGAGGTGATCGGCCAGCAGCAGGTTCTGGGCGAGGAGGCACCGCTGGGCGTGATGCTGCGATCTGGCAGCCTGTCCTCGCTGATCTTCTGGGGGCCGCCTGGGGTGGGCAAGACGACCATCGCGCGGTTGCTGGCGGATGAAACGGATCTGCATTTCGTCCAGATCAGCGCGATTTTCACCGGGGTGCCGGAACTGCGCAAAGTCTTTGAGGCCGCCAAGATCCGGCGTCAGAACGGGCAGGGCACGCTGCTGTTTGTGGATGAGATCCATCGGTTCAACAAGGCGCAGCAGGATGGCTTCCTGCCCTATATGGAGGATGGCACCATCCTCCTGGTTGGGGCGACCACGGAAAACCCCAGTTTTGAATTGAACGCCGCGGTTCTGTCCCGATCACAGGTGCTGGTGCTGGAACGTCTGTCACCGGAGGAGCTGGAAGCGCTGACCGCCCGCGCAGAGGCCGAGCTGGACCGCCAATTGCCACTGGACAAGGACGCGCGCGACGCGTTGTTGGAGATGGCCGATGGCGACGGGCGTGCATTGCTTAATCTGATCGAACAGGTTGCCGCCTGGCAGGTCGATGCACCGCTGGATCGTGAAGCCCTGTCAAACCGGCTGATGAAACGTGCGGCCAAATACGATAAATCCGGTGAGGAACATTATAACCTCATCTCAGCGCTGCATAAATCGGTGCGCGGCTCAGATCCTGATGCGGCGCTTTACTGGTATGCGCGTATGCTGGAAGGCGGCGAAGACCCCCGCTATCTGGCGCGCCGTTTGCTGCGCATGTCGGTCGAAGATATCGCGTTGGCAGATCCACAGGCCCAGACCATCTGCATGCACGCCTGGGAGGCGTATGAACGCCTCGGCTCTCCCGAAGGGGAATTGGCGCTGGCGCAGGCGGTGATCTATCTGGCCCTCGCGCCAAAGACCAACGCCGGCTACATGGCCTATAAGGCGGCGCGCCGTGCCGCAAAAAAACACGGCTCAGAACCGCCGCCAAAACACATCCTGAACGCGCCAACCCAGATGATGAAGGATCAGGGCTACGGCACGGGCTACGCCTATGACCATGACGCCGAAGATGGGTTTTCGGGCCAGAACTACTTCCCCGAAACCATGCCGCGGGAACAGTTTTATCAACCGGTGGAACGTGGGTTTGAGCGTGATCTGAAAAAACGGCTGGAGTATTTTGAGAACCTCCGGCGTAAGCGCGGCGATTAG
- a CDS encoding trypsin-like peptidase domain-containing protein has translation MLRTLPAFVFALSLGITSVITPAVAETKIPTTQAEIALGFAPLVKQAAPAVVNIYAKRIVQARQSPFQNDPFFRNFFRDFGESRPQVQNSLGSGVILSADGYVVSNFHVVGGATDIRVVLKDRREYAAEVVLADEDSDLAILKLKDAPEMPYLPLRDSGAVEVGELVLAIGNPFGIGQTVSSGIVSGLARSGVATGAARGYFLQTDAAINPGNSGGALIDVNGALIGVNTSILTRSGGSNGVGFAIPSDLVAQFVAQARQGFETFQRPWAGMSGQTIDNDIAESLGLDRPGGVLISGLHAASPFRAAGVQAGDVIQLVAGAEVNSPQEMIFRMSVAGLGSTVPVTLYRDGSRQDVDVSLVLAPEDPPRATLTLNKGAALPGLQLSQVNPAVVAQYGLRFDTSGVVIEDPGPYGAQVGLRTGDLVLGINGVETDSPEAVAEALDQASRRVAIVVQRGLQRVQIRFRL, from the coding sequence ATGTTGCGCACGCTGCCCGCATTCGTTTTTGCCCTTTCACTTGGCATCACCTCGGTGATCACACCTGCGGTGGCTGAGACCAAGATCCCTACAACACAGGCCGAGATCGCATTGGGTTTTGCGCCTTTGGTCAAACAGGCCGCGCCTGCCGTTGTGAACATCTACGCGAAACGCATCGTACAGGCCCGTCAAAGCCCGTTTCAGAACGACCCGTTCTTCCGCAATTTCTTCCGGGATTTTGGCGAAAGCCGCCCCCAGGTGCAGAACTCGCTCGGATCGGGCGTGATCCTGTCGGCGGATGGCTATGTGGTGTCGAACTTCCACGTGGTGGGCGGCGCAACGGATATTCGCGTGGTGCTGAAGGACCGGCGCGAATATGCGGCTGAGGTGGTGCTGGCGGATGAAGACAGCGATCTGGCGATCCTGAAACTGAAAGACGCCCCTGAAATGCCCTACCTGCCACTGCGTGACAGCGGCGCGGTGGAGGTTGGGGAGTTGGTGCTGGCCATCGGCAACCCCTTTGGGATCGGCCAGACTGTCAGCAGCGGCATCGTTTCTGGTCTGGCGAGATCCGGTGTCGCCACGGGGGCGGCGCGGGGCTATTTCCTGCAGACCGACGCGGCGATCAACCCCGGAAACTCGGGCGGGGCGCTGATTGATGTGAATGGCGCGCTGATTGGGGTGAACACCTCCATCCTGACGCGCTCGGGCGGTTCAAACGGAGTGGGGTTTGCCATTCCTTCCGATCTGGTGGCGCAGTTTGTGGCGCAGGCCCGTCAGGGGTTTGAGACCTTCCAGCGTCCCTGGGCCGGGATGAGCGGGCAAACGATCGACAATGATATTGCCGAGAGTCTGGGGCTGGACCGGCCCGGCGGGGTTCTGATTTCCGGCCTGCATGCGGCAAGCCCGTTTCGCGCCGCTGGCGTGCAGGCAGGCGATGTGATCCAGCTGGTTGCTGGCGCTGAGGTGAACAGCCCGCAGGAGATGATTTTTCGCATGTCCGTTGCGGGGCTGGGCAGCACGGTGCCGGTGACGCTGTACCGCGATGGTAGCCGGCAGGATGTTGATGTGTCACTGGTCCTCGCCCCGGAGGATCCGCCGCGCGCCACCTTGACGCTTAACAAGGGCGCTGCGCTGCCCGGCTTGCAATTGTCGCAGGTAAACCCGGCAGTGGTTGCGCAATATGGGCTGCGGTTTGACACATCGGGCGTGGTGATTGAGGATCCGGGCCCCTACGGCGCGCAGGTTGGGCTGCGCACGGGCGATCTGGTGCTGGGCATCAACGGTGTGGAAACAGACAGCCCCGAGGCCGTGGCCGAAGCGCTGGATCAGGCCAGCCGCCGCGTCGCCATTGTGGTGCAACGCGGGTTGCAGCGGGTACAGATCCGGTTCAGACTCTGA
- a CDS encoding 3-deoxy-7-phosphoheptulonate synthase, translating into MTTQTENLRIADMMEMRAPDELAAKLPITAKSIRTVLDGRTAVQKILHGHDDRLIVVVGPCSIHDPEAAVDYAKKLQPLREELGDNLEIVMRVYFEKPRTISGWKGLINDPGLDGSFCIDAGLEVARQLLIDVNQMGLPVGTEFLDSAVPQYISDLVSWAAIGARTTESQIHREMASGLSCPVGFKNGTRGNVQIAIDAVRSAAHPHHFMALAKNGRAAIAATNGNPDCHIILRGGGGTNFDATSVDAACRMAEQDGIRPHVMIDASHANSGKDPLKQPAVLEDIAGQMEAGDRRITGVMIESNLVEGRQDLVKGQKLVYGQSITDGCLGWEDTEFMLRRLAQAVDTRRAMPMRKAG; encoded by the coding sequence ATGACCACCCAAACCGAAAACCTGCGCATCGCCGATATGATGGAAATGCGCGCCCCCGATGAACTGGCGGCCAAGCTGCCGATCACCGCCAAATCAATCCGCACTGTGCTGGACGGCCGCACAGCGGTGCAAAAGATCCTGCATGGGCACGATGACCGTCTGATCGTTGTGGTCGGCCCCTGTTCGATCCACGATCCCGAAGCCGCGGTAGACTACGCCAAAAAGCTGCAGCCGCTGCGTGAGGAGCTGGGCGACAATCTGGAGATTGTCATGCGGGTCTACTTTGAAAAACCGCGCACCATTTCGGGCTGGAAGGGTTTGATCAACGATCCCGGTCTGGATGGATCCTTCTGCATCGATGCCGGTCTTGAGGTGGCGCGCCAGCTGCTGATTGATGTGAATCAGATGGGCCTGCCGGTTGGGACAGAGTTCCTGGACAGCGCCGTGCCACAATACATCAGCGATCTGGTCAGCTGGGCCGCCATTGGTGCGCGCACCACTGAAAGCCAGATCCACCGGGAAATGGCCTCGGGCCTCAGCTGCCCGGTTGGCTTCAAAAACGGCACCCGTGGCAACGTGCAAATAGCCATTGATGCGGTTCGTTCGGCGGCGCATCCGCATCACTTCATGGCACTGGCGAAAAACGGCCGCGCAGCGATTGCCGCGACCAATGGCAACCCGGATTGCCACATCATCCTGCGCGGTGGTGGCGGCACCAACTTTGACGCGACCTCAGTCGATGCGGCCTGCCGGATGGCGGAACAGGACGGCATTCGCCCCCATGTGATGATTGACGCCAGCCATGCCAACAGCGGCAAGGATCCGTTGAAGCAACCCGCCGTGCTGGAAGACATCGCCGGCCAGATGGAGGCAGGCGATCGCCGCATCACCGGTGTGATGATCGAAAGCAATCTGGTTGAGGGCCGTCAGGATCTGGTGAAAGGCCAGAAGCTGGTCTACGGCCAGTCGATCACTGATGGCTGCCTTGGTTGGGAGGATACCGAATTCATGCTGCGCCGTCTGGCACAGGCGGTGGACACCCGCCGGGCCATGCCGATGCGCAAAGCCGGCTGA
- a CDS encoding DUF393 domain-containing protein — protein MPNPPETRTLYNAECPICNAEICHYAAYAEARALPLGFEDLNRVDLSDWGVNAEDAAKRLHVLHQGQLYVGFDAFLILWAQLPRYRFAARLGRLPGVYQMASWGYEKLAAPWLYNAHKRRQARQSTT, from the coding sequence ATGCCAAACCCACCTGAAACCCGTACGCTCTACAATGCGGAGTGTCCAATCTGCAACGCTGAGATTTGTCACTACGCGGCCTATGCCGAGGCCCGCGCCCTGCCCCTGGGATTCGAGGATCTGAACCGCGTGGATCTGTCAGACTGGGGCGTCAACGCCGAGGACGCGGCCAAGCGTCTGCACGTGCTGCATCAGGGGCAGCTTTACGTCGGTTTTGACGCTTTCCTGATCCTCTGGGCACAGCTACCGCGATACCGGTTTGCGGCGCGATTGGGCCGCCTGCCCGGGGTCTATCAGATGGCCTCTTGGGGCTATGAAAAACTCGCTGCGCCCTGGCTCTACAACGCGCATAAGAGGCGGCAGGCGCGGCAAAGCACGACATAG
- the rplQ gene encoding 50S ribosomal protein L17: MRHARGYRRLNRTHEHRKALFSNMAGSLIEHEQIKTTLPKAKELRPIIEKMITLAKRGDLHARRQAASKLKQDQYVTKLFDVLGPRYKDRQGGYVRILKAGFRYGDMAPMAIIEFVDRDVDAKGAADKARVAAEEAAADE, from the coding sequence ATGCGTCACGCTCGTGGTTACCGCCGCCTGAACCGTACTCATGAACACCGCAAAGCGCTGTTCTCGAACATGGCCGGTTCGCTGATCGAACATGAACAGATCAAAACCACCCTGCCGAAAGCAAAAGAACTGCGCCCGATCATCGAAAAAATGATCACTCTGGCGAAACGTGGCGATCTGCACGCCCGTCGTCAGGCAGCTTCCAAGCTGAAGCAGGACCAGTATGTCACCAAACTGTTTGACGTTCTGGGCCCGCGCTACAAGGACCGTCAGGGCGGCTACGTCCGTATCCTGAAGGCCGGCTTCCGCTATGGCGACATGGCACCGATGGCGATCATCGAATTCGTTGATCGTGACGTCGACGCCAAAGGCGCGGCTGACAAAGCCCGCGTTGCAGCTGAAGAAGCAGCGGCTGACGAATAA
- a CDS encoding DNA-directed RNA polymerase subunit alpha yields the protein MIHKNWAELIKPTQLDVKPGNDPTRQATLVAEPLERGFGLTLGNALRRVLMSSLQGAAITSVQIDNVLHEFSSVAGVREDVTDVVLNLKGVSLRMEVEGPKRLSINAKGPAVVTAGDISDSAGIEILNKEHVICHLDDGADLYMELTVNTGKGYVPADRNKPEDAPIGLMPIDAIYSPVKKVSYDVQPTREGQVLDYDKLTMKVETDGSITPEDAIAFAARILQDQLSIFVNFEEPEAAGRQDEDDGLEFNPLLLKKVDELELSVRSANCLKNDNIVYIGDLIQKTEAEMLRTPNFGRKSLNEIKEVLSGMGLHLGMDVEDWPPDNIEDLAKKFEDAF from the coding sequence ATGATCCACAAGAACTGGGCAGAATTGATCAAGCCGACCCAGCTTGACGTGAAGCCGGGCAACGACCCGACTCGTCAGGCAACCCTGGTTGCCGAGCCGCTGGAACGCGGTTTTGGTCTGACCTTGGGCAACGCGCTGCGCCGCGTTCTGATGAGCTCGCTGCAGGGCGCAGCCATCACCAGCGTTCAGATTGACAACGTTCTGCATGAATTCTCCAGCGTTGCTGGTGTGCGTGAAGACGTAACCGATGTGGTTCTGAACCTCAAAGGTGTGTCGCTGCGCATGGAAGTCGAAGGCCCCAAGCGCCTGTCGATCAACGCCAAAGGTCCGGCAGTTGTGACCGCTGGTGACATTTCGGACAGCGCTGGCATCGAGATCCTGAACAAGGAACACGTGATCTGCCACCTGGACGATGGTGCCGATCTCTACATGGAACTGACCGTCAACACCGGCAAAGGCTACGTCCCTGCGGACCGTAACAAGCCGGAAGATGCGCCCATCGGCCTGATGCCGATCGACGCCATCTACTCGCCGGTCAAAAAGGTTTCGTATGACGTTCAGCCGACCCGTGAAGGTCAGGTTCTGGACTATGACAAACTGACCATGAAGGTGGAAACCGACGGTTCGATCACCCCGGAAGATGCGATCGCATTTGCGGCGCGCATCCTGCAGGATCAGCTGTCGATCTTCGTAAACTTCGAAGAGCCCGAAGCCGCTGGCCGTCAGGACGAAGACGATGGTCTCGAGTTCAATCCGCTTCTCCTGAAGAAAGTGGACGAGCTGGAACTGTCCGTACGTTCGGCCAACTGCCTGAAGAACGACAACATCGTTTACATTGGCGACCTGATCCAGAAAACCGAAGCCGAGATGCTCCGCACCCCGAACTTCGGCCGCAAGTCGCTGAACGAGATCAAAGAAGTTCTGTCGGGCATGGGCCTGCACCTGGGCATGGATGTCGAGGACTGGCCGCCGGACAACATCGAAGATCTGGCGAAGAAGTTCGAAGACGCTTTCTAA
- the rpsK gene encoding 30S ribosomal protein S11 produces the protein MARDTRRGGKKKVSKNIAAGVAHVNSSFNNTKILISDVQGNAISWSSAGTMGFKGSRKSTPYAAQMAAEDAGKKAQEHGVKTLEVEVQGPGSGRESALRALAAIGFNITSIRDVTPIAHNGCRPPKRRRV, from the coding sequence ATGGCACGTGATACCCGTCGTGGGGGCAAGAAAAAGGTCTCCAAAAACATCGCAGCTGGCGTTGCACACGTAAACTCCAGCTTCAACAACACCAAAATCCTGATCTCTGACGTGCAGGGCAACGCCATTTCGTGGTCGTCTGCTGGCACCATGGGTTTCAAGGGCTCGCGTAAGTCGACCCCTTATGCCGCTCAGATGGCTGCTGAAGATGCAGGCAAAAAAGCGCAGGAACACGGTGTTAAAACCCTGGAAGTTGAAGTTCAGGGCCCCGGTTCGGGCCGTGAATCGGCTCTGCGCGCACTGGCCGCGATTGGTTTCAACATCACCTCGATCCGTGATGTAACCCCGATCGCACACAACGGCTGCCGCCCGCCGAAACGCCGCCGGGTTTAA
- the rpsM gene encoding 30S ribosomal protein S13, with the protein MARIAGVNIPTSKRVPIALTYITGIGQTSAEAICEAVNIDFTRRVNELSDAEVLAIREHIDANYTVEGDLRREVTMNIKRLMDLGCYRGLRHRRNLPVRGQRTHTNARTRKGPAKAIAGKKK; encoded by the coding sequence GTGGCACGTATCGCCGGCGTTAACATCCCGACCTCTAAACGGGTCCCGATCGCCCTCACCTACATCACTGGCATCGGCCAGACCTCGGCAGAAGCAATCTGCGAAGCCGTAAACATCGACTTCACCCGTCGCGTCAACGAACTGTCGGACGCCGAAGTGCTGGCCATTCGTGAGCACATCGACGCCAACTACACCGTTGAAGGTGACCTGCGTCGTGAAGTGACCATGAACATCAAGCGCCTGATGGACCTGGGCTGCTACCGTGGCCTGCGCCACCGTCGTAACCTGCCGGTTCGCGGTCAGCGTACTCACACCAACGCTCGTACTCGCAAAGGCCCCGCAAAGGCCATTGCCGGTAAGAAGAAGTAA
- a CDS encoding adenylate kinase translates to MNIILLGPPGAGKGTQAAKLVEDRNMIQLSTGDMLREARSSGTEMGKVVAEVMDRGGLVTDEIVIGLIREKLQGDKKGGFIFDGFPRTLPQADALAELLEEQGESLAAVIEMQVDDETLVKRIVNRAAEAVAAGKEARADDNEESVRFRLTEYYKKTAPLIGYYWAKGLSTAVDGLNDIETVSADIAKVLDA, encoded by the coding sequence ATGAACATTATTCTGCTTGGACCGCCCGGCGCGGGTAAAGGAACTCAGGCTGCGAAACTCGTTGAAGATCGCAACATGATTCAGCTCTCTACCGGCGACATGCTGCGCGAAGCCAGATCCAGTGGCACCGAGATGGGCAAAGTTGTTGCTGAGGTGATGGACCGTGGTGGTCTGGTGACGGATGAGATCGTCATTGGCCTGATCCGCGAAAAACTGCAGGGCGACAAAAAGGGCGGTTTCATCTTTGATGGCTTCCCACGCACCCTGCCGCAGGCCGATGCGCTGGCTGAACTGCTGGAAGAGCAGGGCGAAAGCCTGGCAGCCGTGATCGAAATGCAGGTGGATGATGAAACGCTGGTGAAGCGTATCGTGAACCGCGCTGCCGAAGCGGTTGCCGCCGGTAAAGAGGCGCGTGCTGACGATAATGAAGAAAGCGTGCGCTTCCGTCTGACGGAATACTACAAAAAGACCGCACCGCTGATCGGCTACTACTGGGCCAAAGGCCTGTCGACCGCGGTGGATGGTCTGAACGACATCGAAACCGTGTCCGCCGACATCGCCAAGGTGCTGGACGCCTAA
- the secY gene encoding preprotein translocase subunit SecY has translation MVSAVEQMAANTSWSAFGKATELRSRILFTLGLLIVYRLGTFIPVPGIDGNALREFMEGAAAGLGGILSMFTGGALGRMGIFALGIMPYISASIIVQLLTSMVPALEQLKKEGEQGRKKINQYTRYGTVFLATVQAYGLAVSLYTGDLVQADIGYWFFVASCVITLVGGTMFLMWLGEQITQRGIGNGISLIIFVGIIAEVPAALAQFLSQGRSGAISPGVIIGVLLMVVGTIAFVVFMERALRKIHIQYPRRQVGMKVYDGGSSHLPIKVNPAGVIPAIFASSLLLLPTTISTFSGNQTGPVMSTILAYFGPGQPLYLLFFVAMIVFFAFFYTFNVSFKPDDVADNLKNQNGFIPGVRPGKKTAEYLEYVTTRVLVLGSAYLAAVCLLPEILRSQLAIPFYFGGTSVLIVVSVTMDTIQQVQSHLLAHQYEGLIEKSQLRGKGKKRNRKGPSRR, from the coding sequence ATGGTATCTGCAGTAGAACAAATGGCAGCGAACACCAGCTGGTCCGCCTTCGGCAAGGCGACTGAGCTGCGCAGCCGCATCCTGTTCACCCTGGGCCTTCTGATTGTTTATCGCCTTGGCACCTTCATTCCCGTTCCCGGCATCGACGGCAACGCCCTCCGTGAGTTCATGGAAGGTGCAGCGGCCGGTCTTGGGGGGATCCTCTCCATGTTCACCGGTGGTGCGCTGGGGCGGATGGGGATCTTTGCCCTTGGCATTATGCCCTACATTTCGGCCTCGATCATTGTTCAGCTGCTGACCTCGATGGTTCCGGCGCTGGAACAGTTGAAGAAAGAGGGCGAACAGGGCCGCAAGAAGATCAACCAGTACACCCGCTACGGTACTGTGTTCCTGGCCACCGTGCAGGCCTATGGTCTGGCGGTCAGCCTTTACACCGGTGATCTGGTGCAGGCCGACATTGGTTATTGGTTCTTCGTGGCCTCCTGTGTGATCACCCTGGTGGGTGGCACCATGTTCCTGATGTGGCTGGGCGAGCAGATCACCCAGCGCGGCATCGGCAACGGCATCTCTCTGATCATCTTCGTCGGCATCATCGCCGAGGTTCCCGCAGCACTGGCCCAGTTCCTGAGCCAAGGCCGTTCGGGCGCCATCAGCCCCGGTGTGATCATCGGCGTGCTGCTGATGGTCGTAGGCACCATTGCTTTTGTGGTCTTCATGGAGCGAGCGCTGCGCAAGATCCACATTCAGTACCCCCGCCGTCAGGTGGGCATGAAGGTCTATGACGGTGGCTCCAGCCACCTGCCGATCAAAGTGAACCCCGCGGGTGTGATCCCGGCGATCTTCGCCTCGTCGCTCCTGCTGCTGCCGACCACGATCTCGACCTTCTCGGGCAACCAAACCGGTCCGGTCATGTCGACCATCCTGGCCTACTTCGGCCCCGGTCAGCCGCTCTACCTGCTGTTCTTCGTGGCGATGATCGTGTTCTTCGCCTTCTTCTACACCTTCAACGTTTCCTTCAAACCGGATGATGTTGCAGACAACCTGAAGAACCAGAACGGCTTTATCCCAGGCGTGCGCCCGGGCAAGAAAACCGCTGAGTATCTGGAATACGTCACCACCCGTGTGCTGGTTCTGGGTTCGGCCTATCTGGCGGCGGTTTGCCTGTTGCCGGAAATCCTGCGCAGCCAGCTGGCCATCCCCTTCTACTTCGGTGGTACCTCGGTGCTGATCGTTGTGTCGGTGACCATGGACACCATCCAGCAGGTGCAAAGCCATCTTTTGGCCCACCAGTACGAAGGTTTGATTGAAAAATCTCAGCTGCGCGGCAAAGGTAAGAAACGCAATCGTAAGGGACCGTCTCGTCGATGA